A part of Aquila chrysaetos chrysaetos chromosome 14, bAquChr1.4, whole genome shotgun sequence genomic DNA contains:
- the MED4 gene encoding mediator of RNA polymerase II transcription subunit 4: MAAAAAAAAAATGGGGERSSTRDRLLAALEDLELLARELIEILAISRNQKLPQPGEEGQILELLIQRDGEFQELMKLAVDQGKIHHEMQLLEKVVEKRDNDIQQLQKQLKEAEHILATAVYQAKEKLKSIEKARKGAISSEEIIKYAHRISASNAVCAPLTWVPGDPRRPYPTDLEMRSGLLGQMNNPSTNGVNGHLPGDALAAGRLPDVLAPQYPWQSSDMSMNMLPPNHSNDFMLEPPGHNKENEDDVEVMSTDSSSSSSDSD, encoded by the exons atggcggcggcggcggcggcagcggcggcggcgaccgggggaggtggggaacGGAGCAGCACCCGGGACCGGCTCCTGGCGGCGCTGGAGGATCTCGAACTCTTGGCAAG GGAACTAATTGAAATTTTGGCAATTTCAAGAAACCAGAAGCTTCCACAACCGGGAGAGGAGGGCCAG ATCCTGGAACTGCTGATTCAGAGAGATGGAGAGTTTCAAGAGCTAATGAAGTTGGCAGTTGATCAGGGGAAAATCCATcatgaaatgcagcttttagAAAAGGTAGTAGAAAAGAGGGATAATGAtattcagcagctgcagaaacaactAAAAGAAGCAGAGCACATACTG GCAACAGCTGTTTatcaagcaaaggaaaagctgaaatcaattgaaaaggcaagaaaag GTGCTATTTCCtctgaagaaataattaaatatgcCCACAGGATCAGTGCTAGCAATGCTGTTTGTGCCCCTCTGACATGGGTACCAG GGGACCCACGTAGGCCATATCCTACAGATCTGGAAATGAGGAGTGGTCTCTTGGGTCAGATGAACAACCCATCCACCAATGGAGTTAATGGACACTTACCAGGGGATGCACTTGCAGCGGGCAGACTGCCAG ACGTGCTTGCTCCTCAGTATCCTTGGCAGTCAAGTGATATGTCAATGAACATGCTACCTCCTAATCATAGTAATGACTTCATGTTGGAGCCTCCAGGACACAATAAGGAGAATGAAGATGATGTAGAAGTTATGTCAACAGACTCctcaagcagcagcagtgactcAGACTAG